From Aegilops tauschii subsp. strangulata cultivar AL8/78 chromosome 5, Aet v6.0, whole genome shotgun sequence:
CGGCGGCACGTACCCGGGCGTGCCCGCGAGCGTGCTCACGCTCAGATGCGTGTCCAGCGCGTTCATCAGCCTCGCCATCCCGAAGTCCGACACCCGGGCGTCGAGGTTGCTGTCCAGGAGCACGTTGCTCGACTTCATGTCCCGGTGGATGATGTGGGGGATGCAGCTGtggtggaggaaggcgaggcCCCTCGCCGACCCGATCGCGATCTTCTTCCTCGCCGCCCAGTCGAGCTTCACCATGGCCTTGTCGTCGTCATGGAGGACCATGTCCAAGCTGCCGTGCTTCATGTACTCGTACACGAGGAGCCGCTCGTCGCCGACCTTGCAGTACCCGAGCAGCGGGACGAGGTTGCGGTGCTTGATCTTGCCGATGGTCTCCATCTCCGCCGTGAACTCCCTGTCGCCCTGGCCCGTGTAATGGATGAGCTTCTTGATGGCCACGACGCTGCCGTCCTTGAGCCTGGCCTTGTAAACCTCGCCGAACCCACCGGAGCCGACGAGGGTCTCGGCGCTGAAGCCATTGGTGGCCTCGAGGAGGTGCGCGAAGGTGAGCTTCCTCAGCGGCTTCTCGAAGGTGGCCACGTTGATGCTCAGTGGCTCCTCCACACCGGAGAGCTTCCAGCTCGTGGCGCCGGACGTCGGGAGGCTCTCGATGTACCCGGTTCTGATCTCCTCCGTCTTCTGGCTCTTCCAGAGCTTGCAGAGCGTGACCAAGAGCAGGAGGAGAATGAGCACCGAGAGCGCCACTCCGACGAGAATGCTCGCCCCGATCACCTTCCTCCTCCCATCATGTGAGCTTCCTCCCCCGCTCCCCCCTCCCGGACTGTGCCCGCAAGGCGGCAGAGGAATGCCGCAGAGACCAGAGTTGTTCCCGTACCGGGCCGGCTCGAAGGTGGTGAGCTGGCCGGACGACGGGATCGGGCCGGTGAGGTTGTTGTTGGAGACGTCGAGGTCGGCGAGGAAATGCAGACCACCAAAACCTGAGGGTATGCCGCCAACCAAGTGATTGTTTGACAGGTCCATCGCGCCCATTAGTTCCAGCCCTGACAACCCCTCCGGTATCTTGCCGCTGAGCTCATTGTGCCCCAAGTTGAGGACGACGAGGTACGCCATGCTCCCGAGGCTGTCCGGAATCTCGCCGGTGAGGCCGTTGTACGAGAGGTCGAGGAAGATCATGCTGCCATTGCTGCTGAATGTGTATACCGTGGTGCCCGTGTAAATCCTGGTGACTGGGCACATGCGCACCGCGGGGGTGAACCCGGTCAAGCGCTCTGGCCGGATGCCAAAGAACTCGAAGAGCAGTCCGGCGCCGGGGCAGATGTTGCCGGCCTCGTTGCGGAGGAAGACGAACTCCTTCCCTGACACGATCCCCTCCGGAACGAGCCCCGCCTGGGCTGCCAGCTCCGAGGGTATCGTGCCGGTGAAGCCGTTGCTGTTGAGGTCCAGCCATATGAGGTTGTTGCACCTGCCGAGCTCCGCCGGCACGCGCCCGGAGAGCTGGTTCTTGTTGAGCTGCAGGATGGCCAGGTTCTGGAGCTTGGAGAAGCCCGGCGGCACGCCCCCGGTGAGACGGTTGGCCGACAGCGACACCCAGATGAGGTTCACGCAGCTTGTGATGGACGGCGGGATGCCTCCGGTGAAGTTGTTGTAGCTTATCACCAGCATTGCCAGTGCGGTGCCATTGGAGCATAGGATGTCCGGTATCGCGCCGGACAGCCCATTCGCCCACATGACCAGATCGGCCAGCTTCGGCAGAGTGATTACTTCCGGCGGGATCTCGCCAACCAGGAAGTTGAAGCTCAGATCAATGGACTCCAGGTTAGCGCAGTTGCCGAGCGACGTCGGCACGGTGCCGTTGAGGTAGTTGTTTGGGAGGAACAGCTTCTTCAGAGAAGGCAGTGATGAGCACAGGTCCGGCATGATCTCTCCGTCGAGCTCGTTGGAGCCGAGGTCGAT
This genomic window contains:
- the LOC109754700 gene encoding brassinosteroid LRR receptor kinase BRL1, with product MSPFTAGFFFLLVLLRLLAPAIADAGEAAALLAFRRASVVDDPRGALTTWASGAAANSTAPCSWAGVTCAPPLDGRVVAVNLSGMELAGDLQLGALLSLPTLQRLDLRRNAFYGNLSHAPPSSSSCALVEVDISSNAFNGTLPPAFLASCGALRSLNLSRNALAGGGFPFASSLRSLDLSRNHLEDAGLLNYSFAGCHGLRYLNLSANLFTGRLPELASCSVVTTLDVSWNQISGALPAGFMATAPANLTYLSIARNNLTGDVSGYNFGVCGNLTVLDWSNNGLSSTGLPPGLTNCRRLETLDMSGNKLLSGSIPTFFTELPSLKRLALAGNEFAGPIPEELGQLCGRIVDLDLSSNRLVGGLPASFANCSSLEVLDLRANQLSGDFVASVVSTISPLRVLRLAFNNITGANPLPALAAGCPLLEEIDLGSNELDGEIMPDLCSSLPSLKKLFLPNNYLNGTVPTSLGNCANLESIDLSFNFLVGEIPPEVITLPKLADLVMWANGLSGAIPDILCSNGTALAMLVISYNNFTGGIPPSITSCVNLIWVSLSANRLTGGVPPGFSKLQNLAILQLNKNQLSGRVPAELGRCNNLIWLDLNSNGFTGTIPSELAAQAGLVPEGIVSGKEFVFLRNEAGNICPGAGLLFEFFGIRPERLTGFTPAVRMCPVTRIYTGTTVYTFSSNGSMIFLDLSYNGLTGEIPDSLGSMAYLVVLNLGHNELSGKIPEGLSGLELMGAMDLSNNHLVGGIPSGFGGLHFLADLDVSNNNLTGPIPSSGQLTTFEPARYGNNSGLCGIPLPPCGHSPGGGSGGGSSHDGRRKVIGASILVGVALSVLILLLLLVTLCKLWKSQKTEEIRTGYIESLPTSGATSWKLSGVEEPLSINVATFEKPLRKLTFAHLLEATNGFSAETLVGSGGFGEVYKARLKDGSVVAIKKLIHYTGQGDREFTAEMETIGKIKHRNLVPLLGYCKVGDERLLVYEYMKHGSLDMVLHDDDKAMVKLDWAARKKIAIGSARGLAFLHHSCIPHIIHRDMKSSNVLLDSNLDARVSDFGMARLMNALDTHLSVSTLAGTPGYVPPEYYQSFRCTTKGDVYSYGVVLLELLTGKKPIDPTEFGDNNLVGWVKQMLKDNRGGEIFDPTLTDTKSGEAELDQYLKIASECLDDRPARRPTMIQVMAMFKELQLDSDSDFLDGFSINSSTIDESAEKSSS